One segment of Carcharodon carcharias isolate sCarCar2 chromosome 16, sCarCar2.pri, whole genome shotgun sequence DNA contains the following:
- the prdx6 gene encoding peroxiredoxin-6, whose translation MGINLGDTFPNFEADTTAGRIKFHDWLGDSWGLLCSHPADYTPVCTTELGRMAKMAPEFQKRNVKIIALSIDSVQDHHGWTKDINAYIGESTVQNLPFPIIADEKRELAVQLGMLDPAERNKEGLPLTARAVFVIGPDKTLKLSILYPATTGRNFDEILRVVDSLQLTARKKVATPVDWKAGGDCMVLPNIPEEEANKLFPKGVRTEKLPSSRNYLRFTPQP comes from the exons ATGGGAATCAATCTCGGCGACACCTTCCCAAATTTTGAAGCTGACACAACTGCGGGAAGGATAAAATTCCACGATTGGCTGGGAGACTC ATGGGGCCTCCTGTGCTCCCACCCAGCAGACTACACCCCTGTCTGCACCACAGAGCTAGGACGCATGGCAAAGATGGCTCCGGAATTTCAGAAACGCAACGTGAAAATTATAGCTCTCTCAATTGACAGTGTTCAGGATCACCATGGATGGACTAAG GATATCAATGCATATATTGGAGAATCGACTGTTCAAAACCTGCCATTCCCCATCATTGCTGATGAAAAGAGAGAACTGGCCGTGCAACTGGGAATGCTCGATCCTGCGGAACGGAACAAGGAGGGCCTACCACTGACTGCTCGTGCT GTGTTTGTTATTGGCCCTGACAAGACACTGAAgctgtccatcctgtacccagccACCACTGGGAGGAACTTTGATGAAATCCTAAGAGTTGTTGATTCCCTGCAGTTGACAGCTCGCAAGAAGGTGGCCACACCAGTGGACTGGAAG GCTGGTGGGGATTGCATGGTCCTTCCCAATATTCCTGAAGAGGAGGCAAACAAGCTCTTCCCAAAGGGAGTTCGCACTGAGAAGCTCCCATCCTCCAGAAATTACCTACGCTTCACCCCTCAACCCTGA